From a region of the Phaseolus vulgaris cultivar G19833 chromosome 6, P. vulgaris v2.0, whole genome shotgun sequence genome:
- the LOC137833596 gene encoding zinc-finger homeodomain protein 5-like — protein sequence MSSVNTSAYTTQLRASHLEVQFGYEECCRNHAVAVGGASYDGCNEYQKARSQNSFLCACCGCHRNFHRKRPTLKRERRTEAGNGRALDIVPVSETFRPERSNNPEPLQLVRPLRRRRTRFSRDQKKQMTRFAEILGWKPHKGNREDIQRFCTDMGISRKIFVVWLNNNRHRATPNFICVFSALTFSDVVHVP from the exons ATGTCAAGCGTCAACACCAGTGCTTACACCACCCAACTCCGAGCCTCTCACTTGGAAGTACAGTTTGGGTACGAGGAGTGTTGCCGCAACCATGCAGTGGCCGTAGGAGGAGCTTCCTACGATGGCTGCAACGAGTATCAGAAAGCAAGGTCGCAGAACTCTTTCCTCTGTGCATGCTGTGGTTGTCACCGCAACTTTCACCGCAAACGCCCTACTTTGAAAAGAGAGCGCCGAACTGAAGCAGGGAATGGTCGTGCTCTGGATATAGTTCCTGTTTCAGAGACGTTTCGCCCGGAGCGTAGCAACAACCCAGAGCCACTGCAGCTGGTGAGGCCACTGAGGAGGAGGAGGACGAGGTTCTCGCGCGACCAGAAGAAGCAAATGACGAGGTTTGCTGAGATATTGGGGTGGAAACCTCACAAGGGTAACAGGGAGGATATTCAACGTTTCTGCACTGACATGGGAATAAGCCGGAAGATCTTCGTGGTGTGGCTGAACAACAATCGTCACCGTGCAACTCCGAAT tttATCTGTGTTTTCAGTGCTTTGACTTTTAGTGATGTAGTCCATGTGCCATGA
- the LOC137832907 gene encoding protein transport protein Sec61 subunit gamma-like, giving the protein MDAIDSVFDPLREFSKDSVRLVKRCHKPDRKEFSKVAVRTAIGFVVMGFVGFFVKLIFIPINNIIVGSG; this is encoded by the exons ATGGACGCCATTGATTCCGTCTTCGATCCCCTCAGAGAATTCTCCAAGGACAGTGTCAGACTCGTCAAGCGATGCCACAAACCCGATCGTAAAG AATTCTCTAAGGTTGCTGTGCGTACCGCGATTGGTTTCGTTGTGATGGGATTCGTCGGTTTTTTTGTCAAGCTCATCTTCATTCCAATCAACAACATCATCGTCGGATCTGGTTAG
- the LOC137832906 gene encoding serine/threonine-protein kinase-like protein At5g23170, whose translation MEEFEYEEVVKATENFNPRRVVGKGSHGMVYKGVVQFKENNSYRVVAVKKPSQGLQSLHDNSKLQNEIRVLSSLPENPHVVNLLGTTSGDDDHSHKLIVMEFMPNASLHDLLHSNETPPTWPKRVEIALQIARAVQFLHQAKPVVIHRDIKPTNILFDSSWNAKLGDFGLAVRGVDSVSQPAGTIGYLDPCYTTPERLSTKNDIFSFGVVLLEIISGRKAIDACKTPASVVEWAIQLMGEELLEEICDDRVALPGYMVGTITRLLRYASRCVSENEDERPSAAEVVMGMENCVVKRVRVPVWTCVLKGLDWLRKRKVMMGSVWQTQKRIRCIAEEEGEVDGGEVDGVGEVDGVGVPSGKISMTIREVLDDVTLD comes from the coding sequence ATGGAAGAGTTTGAGTATGAAGAGGTTGTGAAAGCAACAGAAAACTTCAACCCCAGAAGGGTGGTAGGGAAAGGAAGCCATGGCATGGTGTACAAAGGCGTTGTTCAGTTCAAAGAGAACAACAGCTACAGAGTGGTCGCTGTAAAGAAGCCATCACAGGGCCTTCAATCTCTTCACGATAACTCCAAACTCCAAAACGAAATCCGAGTTCTTTCCTCTCTACCCGAAAACCCTCATGTGGTTAATCTTCTAGGAACCACCAGTGGTGATGATGATCACAGCCACAAACTCATTGTGATGGAGTTCATGCCCAATGCCTCTCTCCATGACCTGCTTCATTCCAACGAAACCCCACCCACATGGCCCAAACGCGTTGAAATCGCCCTGCAAATCGCTCGTGCGGTGCAGTTTCTTCACCAAGCTAAGCCTGTGGTGATTCACAGAGACATCAAACCCACCAACATATTGTTTGATTCAAGTTGGAATGCGAAGTTGGGAGATTTTGGACTGGCGGTGAGAGGGGTTGACTCGGTGAGTCAACCCGCCGGGACAATAGGGTACTTGGACCCCTGTTACACCACCCCAGAGAGACTCAGCACGAAAAACGACATTTTTAGCTTTGGGGTTGTGTTGTTGGAGATCATAAGTGGCAGAAAGGCCATTGATGCGTGCAAAACGCCGGCTTCGGTTGTGGAATGGGCGATTCAGTTAATGGGTGAAGAACTTTTGGAAGAGATTTGTGACGACAGAGTGGCACTGCCGGGTTACATGGTTGGAACAATCACTCGCTTGTTACGCTATGCTTCACGTTGTGTGTCAGAGAATGAAGATGAACGTCCTTCAGCTGCTGAAGTTGTTATGGGAATGGAAAATTGTGTGGTGAAACGAGTGAGGGTCCCCGTTTGGACGTGCGTTTTGAAGGGGTTGGATTGGTTGAGAAAGAGGAAGGTGATGATGGGTAGTGTTTGGCAAACTCAGAAACGAATTCGGTGTATAGCAGAAGAAGAGGGTGAGGTAGACGGTGGTGAGGTAGACGGTGTGGGTGAGGTAGACGGTGTTGGTGTCCCAAGTGGGAAGATATCCATGACCATTAGGGAGGTTTTGGATGATGTTACATTGGATTGA